The Natronobacterium texcoconense genome includes the window GTCACTCTGTATGTTGAGTTGGAAGTCCAGCGTCTTGGTGAGAGCCTGTGCGTCGGTCATTCGTCGTCTTGTTCGGTGGGTTCTGAGGTTCGGACGACTTTCACGTCGGCTCCACGCCAGCGTTTGGGGACGGTGACGTGGGCGCTGTTCCCGAACGGCTTGACCTCGCCGTCGAGGACTTCCTCGCCGTCGATTTCAAAGCGATTCGCCATACTTTCGTATATCCTTTGGATATACTTAATTGTGTTGGTGGAGTGGGTTCGATATGGGCGAGGAACGGTCGAATCACA containing:
- a CDS encoding DUF2080 family transposase-associated protein, producing MANRFEIDGEEVLDGEVKPFGNSAHVTVPKRWRGADVKVVRTSEPTEQDDE